In a genomic window of Bradyrhizobium sp. LLZ17:
- a CDS encoding DNA topoisomerase IB, translated as MMDQQNLGTIQPASADPTAIALAKALGQWPKPAASGRLSPKKTFDTAPATSVEAIAKELGLRLGDQNELKIRRIKRGKGYSFVRPNGAHIRDRRTIRRLHSMAVPPAYREVRYSADPSSHLQAVGRDAAGRLQYRYHADWEKVREHRKAHRLEKLVGALPKIRRKVSAFLSGDEPTREFALSAVIELIARTAIRPGNESYARLNGTRGATTLLKSNVLLEDDCLVLTFKAKGGKAVRKECDAAKLVRAIGILNGVPGKRMFQYRDASGIVRAVNTTQVNAFLREIAGIKISLKDFRTLMASAVVVESLSRITPATSQRGRKKQVLDAIRAAADKLSNTPAICRKSYVHDTIVTAFEDGILERFAATMKGQRSQARREQLLQQVVATAAV; from the coding sequence ATGATGGATCAGCAGAATCTCGGGACGATACAGCCCGCTTCAGCCGATCCCACCGCTATTGCGCTGGCCAAAGCCCTCGGACAATGGCCTAAACCGGCCGCTTCGGGCCGTCTCAGCCCCAAAAAGACTTTCGACACGGCGCCCGCGACTTCCGTTGAGGCAATCGCCAAGGAGCTGGGCCTGCGCCTCGGCGACCAGAACGAGCTCAAAATCCGGCGCATCAAGCGCGGCAAGGGCTACTCTTTCGTCCGGCCCAACGGCGCTCATATCCGCGACCGCCGCACCATCCGCCGTCTGCATTCCATGGCGGTTCCGCCGGCCTATCGCGAGGTGCGCTATTCGGCCGATCCGAGTTCGCATCTCCAGGCAGTGGGGCGCGATGCCGCAGGCCGGCTGCAATATCGTTATCATGCGGATTGGGAAAAGGTCCGCGAGCACCGCAAGGCGCATCGCCTGGAAAAGCTCGTCGGCGCGCTGCCAAAGATCCGGCGCAAGGTCTCGGCGTTCCTGTCCGGTGACGAGCCGACGCGCGAGTTCGCGCTCTCGGCCGTGATCGAGTTGATCGCGCGCACCGCGATCCGCCCGGGCAACGAATCCTATGCCCGCCTCAACGGCACCCGCGGCGCCACCACGCTGCTGAAGTCCAACGTCTTGCTGGAAGACGACTGCCTTGTCCTGACCTTCAAGGCGAAAGGTGGCAAGGCGGTGCGCAAGGAATGCGACGCGGCCAAGCTGGTGCGCGCCATCGGCATCCTCAACGGCGTGCCCGGCAAGCGCATGTTCCAGTATCGCGATGCCTCGGGCATCGTGCGGGCCGTGAACACCACGCAGGTGAACGCGTTCCTGCGCGAGATCGCCGGCATCAAGATTTCGCTGAAGGACTTTCGCACGCTGATGGCTTCCGCCGTTGTCGTGGAATCCCTGTCGCGGATCACGCCGGCGACCAGCCAGCGCGGCCGCAAGAAGCAGGTGCTGGACGCGATCCGCGCCGCCGCCGACAAGCTCTCCAACACGCCGGCGATCTGCCGCAAGAGCTACGTGCACGACACCATCGTCACTGCCTTCGAGGACGGTATCCTCGAACGCTTCGCCGCGACCATGAAGGGCCAGCGCTCGCAGGCGCGGCGCGAGCAGCTTTTGCAGCAAGTGGTGGCGACCGCAGCAGTTTGA
- a CDS encoding L,D-transpeptidase: MSMKVAVALAATIGAGLVMSTAAQARPEMVGTHVADYSPGTIVVKTNERRLYLILDSGHAVRYPVGVGKSGKQWAGTTRIDGKYRNPAWSPPAEVKRDKPNIPDVIPGGSPRNPMGVAAMTLAGGEYAIHGTNVPGSVGGFVSYGCIRMLNDDITDLYSRVSVGTTVVVAR, encoded by the coding sequence ATGTCGATGAAGGTTGCTGTGGCGCTGGCCGCCACCATCGGGGCAGGGCTCGTGATGTCGACGGCGGCGCAGGCGCGGCCGGAAATGGTGGGGACGCACGTGGCCGACTATTCGCCAGGCACCATCGTGGTCAAGACCAACGAGCGGCGGCTCTACCTCATCCTCGATAGCGGCCACGCCGTGCGCTATCCGGTCGGCGTCGGCAAGTCCGGCAAGCAATGGGCCGGCACCACCCGCATCGACGGCAAGTACCGTAACCCGGCCTGGTCGCCTCCGGCCGAAGTGAAGCGCGACAAGCCGAACATTCCCGACGTGATCCCGGGCGGCTCGCCGCGCAATCCGATGGGCGTCGCCGCGATGACGCTGGCCGGCGGCGAATATGCGATCCACGGCACCAATGTGCCGGGCTCGGTCGGCGGCTTCGTCTCGTACGGCTGCATCCGCATGCTCAACGACGACATCACCGATCTCTACAGCCGCGTCTCGGTCGGCACGACGGTGGTCGTGGCGCGCTGA
- a CDS encoding thermonuclease family protein, whose translation MSRFEPSNPYRPSYNRSPFGRRFSGLLPWMFVVGVVVAVVVTFRHGANWPVPHVPGGHARDTATILEQTGNPDIRLPVDVVRTIDGDTFLARVHQRDGHELVARVRLRGIDAPEMKASCQQELDKAEAAADALRNLLGQGGVTIYNLGSEKYGRVLADVATRHTANVSAVLLAGGYARSYNGGHRDGWCARGWRFW comes from the coding sequence ATGTCGCGTTTCGAGCCCAGCAATCCGTATCGACCTTCGTACAACCGCTCCCCGTTCGGCCGTCGCTTCTCCGGACTATTGCCGTGGATGTTCGTGGTCGGCGTCGTGGTGGCGGTCGTGGTCACCTTCCGGCATGGCGCGAACTGGCCTGTTCCGCATGTTCCCGGCGGGCACGCGCGGGATACTGCGACCATCCTTGAGCAAACCGGCAATCCCGACATCCGCCTGCCGGTCGACGTCGTCCGCACCATCGATGGCGACACTTTTCTTGCACGCGTGCATCAACGCGACGGACACGAGCTCGTCGCGCGGGTTCGCCTGCGCGGCATCGATGCGCCCGAGATGAAAGCATCCTGCCAGCAGGAACTCGACAAAGCTGAAGCGGCCGCCGACGCGCTGCGCAATCTGCTCGGCCAGGGCGGCGTCACGATCTACAATCTCGGCTCCGAGAAATATGGGCGCGTCCTCGCCGATGTCGCGACCAGACACACCGCCAATGTTTCGGCCGTGCTGCTCGCGGGCGGTTATGCGCGCAGCTACAATGGCGGTCATCGCGACGGCTGGTGCGCACGCGGCTGGCGCTTCTGGTAA
- a CDS encoding DUF1674 domain-containing protein, whose product MTDHPTVPDRKPLSPAAQRALAEAEARRQAAAAHAEAAPKELQGPKGPEPTRYGDWERKGIASDF is encoded by the coding sequence ATGACCGACCATCCCACCGTTCCCGATCGCAAGCCGCTGTCGCCGGCGGCCCAGCGCGCGCTGGCCGAAGCCGAGGCGCGGCGGCAGGCCGCTGCGGCGCATGCCGAGGCGGCGCCGAAGGAGTTGCAAGGGCCGAAGGGGCCAGAGCCCACCCGTTATGGTGATTGGGAGCGCAAAGGCATCGCCTCGGATTTCTGA
- a CDS encoding heparinase II/III family protein gives MNRFARNMLARASGGSVALSRVWPGRTDRLIIAPHDLRTADATRAAEIYAGRFVFAGKIVNCHGRSIFDLDPPSEDWEVALLGFGWLRHLRAADTALTRANARALVEDWISNPANKRRPIGRRADVLARRVISLLSQAPLVLNDTDNKFYRRYLRALAREIRLMRYTMVNIPDGVPKLQVLIALCYTALCLANQASHIRSASKKLSDELQRQILPDGGHISRNPGALIELLIDLLPLRQTFAARNIAPPPALLNAIDRMMPMLRFFRHGDGNFALFNGMSATPSDLLATLLAYDDTHGTPMANMPHTGFQRLDAGQTTLIIDTGPPPPAGVSHDAHAGCLSFELSSGISRIVTNCGMPTTGRDNWRPFARGTAAHSTLTYHDTSSCQFVEMSAMKRLLHGAPVTSGPVEVESYREVVQDGTLLTTSHDGYLAKFGVIYRRVLMIANDGARIDGEDMLSPPQGARLRGADADFAVRFHLHPAVKASRLSDARGVMLVLPNRDVWTFEALDDKVDLEDSVFLAGNDGPRRTAQIVIRQDARQAPSIRWSFVRSTASPTVTNARRNARREPELPL, from the coding sequence ATGAACCGCTTCGCGCGGAACATGCTCGCGCGCGCGAGCGGCGGCTCCGTTGCGCTGTCGCGGGTGTGGCCCGGCCGGACCGACCGGCTGATCATCGCGCCGCACGATCTGCGCACCGCGGACGCGACGCGTGCCGCAGAGATCTACGCCGGGCGCTTCGTCTTCGCCGGCAAGATCGTCAACTGCCATGGCCGCTCGATCTTCGATCTCGATCCGCCGTCGGAGGATTGGGAGGTCGCGCTGCTCGGCTTCGGCTGGCTGCGCCATCTGCGCGCCGCCGACACCGCGCTGACGCGCGCCAATGCGCGCGCACTGGTCGAGGACTGGATTTCCAATCCCGCCAACAAGCGCCGTCCCATTGGACGCCGCGCCGACGTGCTGGCGCGCCGCGTGATCTCGCTGTTGTCGCAGGCACCGCTGGTGCTCAACGACACCGACAACAAGTTCTACCGCCGCTATCTGCGTGCGCTGGCGCGCGAGATCCGCCTGATGCGCTACACCATGGTCAACATTCCGGATGGAGTGCCGAAGCTCCAGGTGCTGATCGCGCTGTGCTACACGGCACTCTGCCTCGCCAACCAAGCCAGCCACATCCGCAGCGCGTCGAAGAAGCTCTCGGACGAATTGCAGCGCCAGATCCTGCCCGACGGCGGGCATATCTCGCGTAACCCCGGCGCGCTGATCGAGCTGCTGATCGACCTGCTGCCGCTGCGGCAGACTTTTGCCGCGCGCAACATCGCGCCGCCGCCGGCGCTGCTCAACGCGATCGACCGCATGATGCCGATGCTGCGCTTCTTCCGGCATGGCGACGGCAATTTCGCGCTGTTCAACGGCATGAGCGCGACGCCTTCCGACCTGCTCGCCACGCTCCTCGCCTATGACGACACCCACGGCACTCCGATGGCGAACATGCCGCATACCGGATTCCAGCGCCTCGATGCCGGCCAGACCACGCTGATCATCGATACCGGCCCGCCGCCGCCGGCCGGCGTCAGCCACGATGCCCATGCCGGTTGCCTGTCGTTCGAATTGTCGTCGGGCATCAGCCGCATCGTCACCAATTGCGGGATGCCGACCACGGGACGCGACAACTGGCGCCCGTTCGCCCGCGGCACCGCGGCACATTCGACACTGACCTATCACGACACCTCGTCCTGCCAGTTCGTCGAGATGTCGGCCATGAAGCGGCTGCTACATGGCGCGCCCGTGACCAGCGGCCCCGTCGAGGTCGAGAGCTATCGCGAGGTCGTGCAGGACGGCACGCTGCTCACGACTTCGCATGACGGCTACCTCGCCAAATTCGGCGTGATCTATCGCCGTGTGCTGATGATCGCCAATGACGGCGCGCGCATCGATGGCGAGGACATGCTGTCGCCGCCGCAAGGCGCGCGCCTCAGGGGCGCCGACGCCGATTTCGCGGTGCGCTTCCATCTGCATCCGGCCGTCAAGGCGAGCCGGCTGTCGGACGCCCGCGGCGTCATGCTGGTGCTGCCCAATCGCGACGTCTGGACCTTCGAGGCCCTCGACGACAAGGTCGATCTCGAGGACAGCGTGTTCCTGGCCGGCAATGACGGGCCGCGCCGCACCGCGCAGATCGTGATCCGCCAGGATGCCCGTCAGGCGCCCTCGATCCGCTGGAGCTTTGTCCGCTCGACCGCTTCGCCCACGGTCACCAACGCCCGCCGCAACGCCCGCCGCGAGCCGGAACTTCCGCTGTAG
- the purH gene encoding bifunctional phosphoribosylaminoimidazolecarboxamide formyltransferase/IMP cyclohydrolase — protein MTDHPRRVTRALLSVSDKTGLIEFARALAAHGVELVSTGGTAKAIAAAGLKVKDVSELTGFPEMMDGRVKTLHPKVHGGLLAIRDNKEHAEAMKAHGIAPIDLLVVNLYPFEATVDKGAGFEECIENIDIGGPAMIRAAAKNHDDVAVVVEAQDYQAVLDELAANNGATTLKLRRRLAAKAYARTGAYDAAISNWFARQLEIDAPDFRAFGGRLIQSLRYGENPHQTAAFYATPDKRPGVSTARQLQGKELSYNNINDTDAAYECIGEFDAKRTAACVIVKHANPCGVAEGSDLVSAYRKALACDSTSAFGGIIAMNRALDADTAREITKIFTEVIIAPDASEEAIAIIGARKNLRLLLAGSLPDPRSPGLTAKTVAGGLLVQSRDNAVVDDMTFKVVTRRAPTDAEMRDLKFAFRVAKHVKSNTIIYAKDLATVGIGAGQMSRVDSARIAARKAQDAASELKLAEPLTKGSVVASDAFFPFADGMLACIEAGATAVVQPGGSMRDDEVIKAADEHGIAMVFTGTRHFRH, from the coding sequence ATGACTGACCATCCCCGCCGCGTCACCCGCGCTCTTCTCTCCGTTTCCGACAAGACCGGCCTGATCGAATTCGCCCGGGCGCTTGCCGCGCATGGCGTCGAACTCGTGTCCACCGGCGGCACGGCCAAAGCGATTGCTGCGGCCGGCCTTAAGGTGAAAGACGTCTCCGAGTTGACCGGCTTTCCCGAGATGATGGACGGCCGCGTCAAGACGCTGCATCCGAAGGTGCATGGCGGCCTGCTCGCGATTCGCGACAACAAGGAGCATGCGGAGGCGATGAAGGCGCATGGCATCGCGCCGATCGATCTTCTCGTCGTCAACCTCTATCCGTTCGAGGCCACCGTCGACAAAGGCGCCGGCTTCGAGGAGTGCATCGAGAACATCGACATTGGCGGCCCCGCGATGATCCGCGCCGCCGCGAAGAATCATGATGACGTCGCTGTCGTGGTCGAGGCCCAGGACTACCAGGCCGTGCTCGACGAACTCGCCGCCAACAACGGCGCGACCACGCTGAAGCTGCGGCGGCGGCTTGCGGCAAAGGCCTATGCGCGCACCGGCGCTTACGATGCCGCGATCTCGAACTGGTTCGCACGTCAGCTCGAGATCGACGCACCCGATTTCCGTGCCTTCGGCGGCAGGCTGATCCAGTCGCTGCGCTATGGCGAGAACCCGCACCAGACTGCCGCGTTCTATGCGACGCCGGACAAGCGGCCTGGTGTCTCGACCGCGCGGCAGTTGCAGGGCAAGGAGCTCTCCTACAACAACATCAACGACACCGATGCGGCCTATGAGTGCATCGGCGAGTTCGACGCCAAGCGCACCGCGGCCTGCGTCATCGTCAAGCACGCCAATCCCTGCGGCGTCGCGGAAGGCTCCGATCTCGTCAGCGCCTACCGCAAGGCGCTCGCCTGCGATTCCACCTCCGCCTTCGGCGGCATCATCGCGATGAACCGCGCGCTGGATGCCGACACCGCGCGCGAGATCACCAAAATCTTCACCGAAGTGATCATCGCGCCCGATGCCAGCGAAGAGGCGATCGCCATCATCGGCGCGCGCAAGAATCTGCGCCTGCTCCTCGCCGGCAGCCTGCCCGATCCGCGTTCGCCGGGCCTGACCGCGAAGACGGTCGCCGGCGGCCTTCTGGTGCAGAGCCGCGACAACGCCGTGGTCGACGACATGACCTTCAAGGTCGTGACCAGGCGTGCCCCGACCGACGCCGAGATGCGCGACCTGAAGTTCGCGTTCCGGGTCGCCAAGCACGTCAAGTCGAACACGATCATCTACGCCAAGGATCTCGCCACGGTCGGTATCGGCGCGGGCCAGATGAGCCGGGTCGATTCAGCCCGCATCGCGGCGCGCAAGGCGCAAGATGCAGCCAGCGAGTTGAAGCTTGCCGAGCCGCTCACCAAGGGCTCTGTCGTGGCTTCGGACGCGTTCTTCCCGTTCGCCGACGGGATGCTCGCCTGCATCGAAGCCGGCGCCACCGCCGTGGTGCAGCCCGGCGGCTCGATGCGCGACGACGAGGTGATCAAGGCGGCCGACGAGCACGGCATCGCCATGGTGTTCACGGGAACCCGGCATTTCCGGCATTAA
- a CDS encoding MFS transporter, translated as MTTIAPDARMAVAQPTYPPRAAVIGWIFFDWAAQPYFTLITTFVFAPYFATSVAPDPATGQSLWGFTMAAAGLAIALLSPLLGAIADASGRRKPWIAAFGAVLVVASCALWIGKPGDHTIIAPLLTAVALASVGAEFATVFNNAMMPTLVPPERIGRLSGTGWATGYIGGIVSLIIVLGFLAANPETGRTLLGFSPLFGLDPASHEGDRAAGPLTGLWFIVFVTPMFVFTPDYPAKRPLRAALREGLSGLKQSLQSLPQQKSLAAFLLANMIYTDGLVSLFAFGGIYAAGTFGWHTIQIGTFGIILAIAGTFGAWLGGKLDELLGPKRVIAGSMLILLLALAAILLVDKDSIFFVKVAPPEPGGALFAGAAERAYVILGCLIGAAGGPLQAASRTLLIRLAPKDRIAQYFGLFALTGKVTSFIGPLLIGLITAATASQKAGMAVLVVFFVAGLGLLMRVRES; from the coding sequence ATGACGACGATCGCCCCGGATGCGCGCATGGCCGTCGCTCAGCCGACCTATCCGCCGCGCGCCGCCGTCATCGGCTGGATCTTCTTCGATTGGGCCGCGCAGCCTTATTTCACGCTGATCACGACCTTCGTGTTCGCGCCCTATTTCGCCACGAGCGTCGCGCCGGATCCTGCCACCGGACAATCGCTGTGGGGTTTCACGATGGCTGCCGCGGGCCTGGCGATCGCCCTGCTGTCGCCGCTGTTAGGCGCCATCGCGGATGCCTCCGGTCGGCGAAAGCCATGGATCGCGGCGTTCGGCGCCGTCTTGGTGGTGGCCTCCTGCGCGCTTTGGATCGGCAAGCCCGGGGATCACACCATCATTGCGCCGCTGCTCACTGCGGTCGCGCTTGCCAGCGTCGGCGCGGAGTTCGCCACCGTTTTCAACAATGCAATGATGCCGACCCTGGTGCCACCGGAGCGGATCGGCCGGCTCTCCGGCACGGGCTGGGCCACGGGATACATCGGCGGCATCGTCAGCCTGATCATCGTGCTCGGCTTCCTCGCCGCCAATCCCGAGACCGGGCGGACGCTGCTCGGATTCTCGCCGCTGTTCGGGCTCGATCCCGCCAGCCATGAAGGCGACCGCGCCGCGGGTCCGTTGACCGGGCTGTGGTTCATCGTCTTCGTGACGCCGATGTTCGTGTTCACGCCGGATTATCCGGCGAAGCGACCGCTGCGCGCGGCGCTGCGCGAGGGGCTCTCCGGACTGAAGCAATCGCTACAGAGCCTGCCGCAGCAGAAGTCGCTGGCGGCATTTCTGCTCGCCAACATGATCTACACCGACGGCTTGGTCTCGCTGTTTGCATTCGGCGGCATCTACGCCGCGGGCACCTTCGGCTGGCATACGATCCAGATCGGCACGTTTGGCATCATCCTCGCCATCGCCGGCACCTTTGGCGCGTGGCTTGGCGGCAAGCTCGACGAGCTTCTGGGGCCGAAGCGCGTCATCGCCGGCAGCATGCTGATCCTGCTGCTGGCGCTCGCGGCCATTCTTCTCGTCGACAAGGACTCGATCTTCTTCGTCAAAGTTGCGCCACCGGAGCCCGGAGGTGCGCTGTTCGCGGGTGCCGCGGAGCGCGCCTACGTCATCCTGGGCTGTCTGATTGGCGCAGCCGGCGGCCCGCTTCAGGCGGCCTCGCGCACGCTGTTGATCCGCCTCGCGCCGAAGGACCGTATCGCGCAGTATTTTGGCCTGTTTGCACTGACCGGAAAGGTGACGTCGTTCATCGGCCCTCTATTGATCGGCCTGATCACTGCGGCAACCGCGAGCCAGAAGGCCGGCATGGCCGTGCTGGTGGTGTTCTTCGTCGCGGGGCTGGGGCTGTTGATGCGGGTGCGCGAGTCCTAA
- the ggt gene encoding gamma-glutamyltransferase yields MMSSFSTRRAFFALIATLAFGLASATAQDARRAYVPPALDTVHAVPAEHGMVVAQEKMAAQVGADILRRGGNAVDAAVATGFAMAVTYPRAGNIGGGGFMVIHSTERNEDIAIDYRETAPAATTPQIFLGPDGKPDAAKSRDSALGIGVPGTVAGLALALEKYGSGQFTLAQLLEPAIALARDGFVVSDDIADTLPGLYPRLAHWPSSARIFSRPDGKALSEGDRLVQSDLADTLSAVAAQGPRGFYQGPVADKLAKAVSDVGGIMTSADLKAYVPVIRAPVRGTYRGYDIVSMPLPSSGGVVLVETLNILEGFQLGDLKQGSPASLHLLIEAMKRAYADRARYLGDSAFVNAPIETLTAKDYAARLRAGISTARATPAKDIVAIAASPREGSNTTHFSVVDARGNAVSNTYTLNFSYGVGLVAGGTGVLLNNELDDFTAAVGASNAYGLVGYEANLPGPGKRPLSSMSPTIVLKDGKPVLVTGSPGGSRIISTVLQVIVNVLDYKMDVAAAVAAPRLHHQWLPDEVRVERGFPDDVLFELKAMDHLIVEPMGQTSANSILVTPNGPLGAPDPRTRGAAAAGQ; encoded by the coding sequence ATGATGTCGTCATTTTCGACACGGCGGGCGTTTTTCGCCCTCATTGCCACTCTGGCGTTTGGCCTTGCATCCGCGACCGCGCAGGATGCGCGGCGGGCTTATGTTCCGCCCGCGCTCGACACGGTGCACGCCGTTCCCGCCGAGCACGGCATGGTGGTGGCGCAGGAGAAGATGGCTGCGCAAGTTGGGGCCGACATCCTGCGGCGCGGCGGCAATGCGGTCGACGCCGCGGTCGCAACCGGCTTTGCCATGGCGGTGACCTATCCGCGCGCCGGCAATATCGGCGGCGGCGGCTTCATGGTGATCCACTCCACTGAGCGCAACGAGGACATCGCGATCGATTATCGCGAGACCGCACCGGCGGCGACGACGCCACAGATCTTCCTCGGACCCGACGGCAAACCTGATGCCGCCAAGTCGCGCGATTCCGCGCTCGGCATCGGCGTGCCCGGCACGGTCGCGGGACTCGCGCTGGCGCTGGAGAAATACGGCTCGGGCCAGTTCACGCTGGCGCAATTGCTGGAGCCCGCGATCGCACTCGCCCGCGACGGCTTTGTCGTCAGCGACGATATCGCCGATACCCTGCCGGGCCTGTACCCGCGGCTGGCGCACTGGCCGTCCTCCGCCAGGATCTTCTCGCGGCCTGACGGCAAGGCGCTCAGTGAAGGCGATAGGCTGGTGCAGAGCGATCTCGCCGACACGCTGTCGGCCGTTGCGGCGCAAGGGCCGCGCGGCTTCTATCAGGGTCCGGTGGCGGACAAGCTCGCCAAGGCCGTGTCGGACGTCGGCGGCATCATGACATCAGCCGATCTGAAGGCCTACGTGCCAGTGATCCGTGCACCGGTGCGCGGCACCTATCGGGGCTATGACATCGTGTCGATGCCGCTGCCGTCCTCCGGCGGTGTGGTGCTGGTGGAGACCCTCAACATCCTTGAAGGTTTTCAACTCGGAGATCTGAAGCAGGGTTCACCGGCGTCGCTGCATCTCCTCATCGAAGCCATGAAGCGCGCCTATGCGGATCGCGCGCGCTATCTCGGCGATTCCGCCTTCGTCAACGCGCCGATCGAGACGCTGACCGCCAAGGACTACGCTGCCAGGCTGCGCGCCGGCATCTCCACCGCTCGCGCCACGCCCGCAAAGGATATTGTGGCCATCGCGGCTTCGCCGCGCGAAGGCAGCAACACCACGCATTTTTCTGTCGTCGATGCCCGCGGCAATGCCGTCAGCAATACCTATACGCTGAACTTTAGCTACGGCGTCGGTCTCGTCGCCGGCGGCACCGGCGTGCTGCTCAACAACGAGCTTGACGATTTCACCGCGGCGGTCGGCGCCTCCAACGCCTATGGCCTGGTCGGCTACGAGGCCAATCTGCCCGGACCGGGCAAGCGCCCACTGTCCTCGATGTCGCCGACCATCGTGTTGAAGGACGGCAAACCAGTGCTGGTGACCGGCTCGCCCGGCGGCAGCCGCATCATCTCGACCGTGCTCCAGGTCATCGTCAACGTGCTCGACTACAAGATGGACGTGGCGGCCGCCGTGGCCGCGCCGCGGCTGCATCACCAATGGTTGCCGGACGAGGTGCGCGTCGAGCGCGGCTTTCCCGACGACGTCCTGTTCGAGCTCAAAGCGATGGACCACCTCATCGTCGAGCCGATGGGACAGACCTCCGCCAATTCGATTCTCGTAACGCCGAACGGCCCGCTCGGCGCGCCCGATCCGCGCACCCGCGGCGCTGCAGCCGCGGGACAGTAA
- a CDS encoding MFS transporter, giving the protein MTTADPTERIERAEIEDTSLLAFYRDMNAPERRTFWACAAGWALDGMDFMIYPLVIGTIIALWKVDPGSAGLAGTVTLLASAIGGWLGGYLSDHIGRVRTLQITILWFSVFSLVCAVVQNFEQLLIARAVLGLGFGGEWAAGAVLMGEAIRPQYRGRAVGSVQSGWAVGWGLAVLSQAILFSLIPAETAWRWMFVIGALPALLVFYIRRSVTEPEIAAAARARHAESGNRPALWEIFSGPILKTTILASLMATGCQGGYYAVTFWVPQFLTKERHLSIVGSTGYLSTLIIGSFVGYLVGAWLADRIGRRNLFLTFSLGAIAVVLLYTQLPLTNQILWVLGFPLGFFASGYFSGVGAFLTELYPTRLRGSGQGFCYNFGRGIGALFPFLVGALSATASLANAIAIFAVVAYAVFFIAAFALPETRGRVLHPD; this is encoded by the coding sequence ATGACCACAGCCGATCCGACCGAGCGCATTGAACGCGCCGAGATCGAGGACACCAGCCTTCTCGCCTTCTATCGCGACATGAATGCGCCGGAACGGCGGACGTTCTGGGCCTGCGCCGCGGGCTGGGCGCTCGACGGCATGGATTTCATGATCTACCCGCTGGTGATCGGGACCATCATCGCGCTGTGGAAGGTCGATCCGGGCTCTGCCGGCCTCGCCGGCACGGTGACGCTGCTGGCGTCTGCCATCGGCGGCTGGCTTGGCGGCTATCTCTCCGACCATATCGGCCGGGTCAGGACACTGCAGATCACCATCCTCTGGTTCTCGGTGTTCTCGCTGGTCTGCGCAGTGGTGCAGAATTTCGAGCAGCTTCTGATCGCCCGCGCGGTGCTGGGCCTCGGCTTCGGCGGCGAGTGGGCCGCGGGCGCCGTGCTGATGGGCGAAGCGATCCGGCCGCAATATCGCGGGCGCGCGGTCGGCTCGGTGCAGTCGGGCTGGGCTGTCGGCTGGGGACTCGCGGTGCTGTCGCAGGCGATCCTATTCTCGCTGATTCCGGCCGAAACGGCATGGCGCTGGATGTTCGTGATCGGGGCGCTGCCCGCACTGCTGGTGTTTTATATTCGCCGCTCCGTCACTGAGCCGGAGATCGCGGCGGCGGCGCGCGCCAGGCACGCTGAGAGCGGCAATCGTCCGGCGCTCTGGGAAATCTTCTCCGGCCCGATCCTGAAGACCACGATTTTAGCGTCGCTGATGGCGACGGGCTGCCAGGGCGGCTACTACGCCGTCACGTTCTGGGTGCCGCAGTTCCTGACCAAGGAGCGGCATCTGTCGATCGTCGGCTCGACCGGCTATCTGTCGACGCTGATCATCGGCTCCTTCGTCGGTTATCTCGTCGGCGCCTGGCTCGCCGACCGGATCGGACGGCGCAATTTGTTCCTGACCTTCTCGCTCGGCGCAATTGCCGTGGTGCTGCTCTATACGCAGCTGCCGCTGACCAACCAGATCCTGTGGGTGCTGGGCTTCCCGCTTGGTTTCTTCGCCTCGGGTTATTTCTCCGGCGTCGGCGCCTTCCTGACTGAACTCTATCCGACGCGCTTGCGCGGCTCGGGCCAGGGCTTTTGCTACAATTTCGGCCGCGGCATCGGCGCGCTGTTTCCGTTCCTGGTCGGCGCGCTCTCAGCGACGGCGTCGCTTGCCAATGCGATCGCCATCTTTGCGGTGGTGGCTTACGCGGTGTTCTTCATTGCCGCATTCGCATTGCCGGAGACGCGCGGTCGCGTGCTGCACCCGGACTAG